From Struthio camelus isolate bStrCam1 chromosome 8, bStrCam1.hap1, whole genome shotgun sequence:
CTCCAAGGTCCTGCTGTGCTTGGTGGAGAGCTCAGGAAACCCCTCCCTGCCACCTCGAGCGGGTGGGAGGAACTGACCTCCAGTTTCGTCAATCTCTATCTATTGGCAATAGAAGAACATCAAGGATCAGTTTCGTCCTAGACCAGAGAGTACTTGATATCTAAAGCCTAATGAGCAGAAACTTCCCCTGCTGTCTCACTATACCCTACCCAACACCCTTCTTACTTTGGAGATGCTCAAACCCTCCCCTTTATGAGTCACCAGGACACCTCACACAAGAAGAGACCAGGCGTTTTTGCagagttttgtgtttgtttggttttttttttaattccatcttGGTATGTGATTTCTGACAGTGTGTCAGCATCTCCTGCTGGGTCAGCCACCTCCAGACCCTGTTACATTCAGTGTCAGCTCATACTGTGGCGATGAGCCAGTATTTTGAGTCTCACAGTCACTTGCATGTCTTTACAGGTTGTTGTTTACATAACTTGTGAACAGCAGCGCAAAAGGACACAACGCATGAAAACTAGAGTAGGGATGAGGTGATGGTCAGCTGAAGACTTGACTCTAAGGAAAACTTTCCCGAGGTTCCCATGGCTTCTGCAGAGACGAATCTGAGCATGGGGGTAGGAAATGCAGGTCTCCTCTCCCTTTTGTCATCAGCTTTGTCCCAAAGACCCCTGGGACATGAACTGGGTTGCCAGGCTGGCTGGAAGCACCAGGCACCGCTGAGCCTCCACCCAAAGGGATTTATAACTCGAGGCGGGCGATAGGGGCTGCTGCATTTCATAGACCCTGGACAACTATTCAGTTTTGCTGCCTGCATCGACCTGCTGACAGAGGCAACAGGCTCCTTTGCCCCTGCCCggagctggccctgcctggcaTTTCAACTGCCCTTTAAAACCAGTGGGGCCACCTGAGAGCACCAAAAATAACCAACCCCCAAACCCGAACCTATCGCCTGAAGTGAACTGATGTTCCTTGCCTGCCACTGGGCTTTTGCAACCTAAACATAATGTTtataaaaagtaaattatttcatCTTATAACTTAAGTGCATTGAGTATTTCCTTAAATATGGTTCACGCTGAAAATAAAGTTACTTTTGCTGTACAGTAAATTTCTGATAGACTTAGAAATAAACTTTGTTGATACAATCTGGCAGGTGTGTCTGTGCAGTATATTACACACAGCCACACggttctgcacacacacacacgggtgggcccacgcacacacacgtacacacacacagcccccatCATCACGGACGGGGAGATGTTAGGGGTTTCTACGTTTCTATATTCGCATGGGAACATCTATCTTAAAAGTCCCTGTGTTTAAACAGCGAGCGCTCATGCCGGTGGTTGAGCAACAGAGGGAAAAAGCCACAGCGGACAGCACTGCATAGAAACATTTCCCTGTGTTTCCTCAAAACGTTGTCAGCTTTTCAAATTTCAAAGCCAGGCTGACATTGCAAAATCCCACAACCAAGATGAATAATTTGCTCTTTCTGCCGTTAGGACCAGAGGTCGCACGGAGGAGATATGGCACCAGGACAATCTCGCAGGAACATTTTTCCCCCTCGTGGCTcgtttccctccccccacctttcTCCATGCCAGAATTAGAAATCTGGGGCCATGTTCCAAATCTGAAAACCCACCAGCCAGCTGCAATGAACGCTCCTGTCTCTAATCCTAGGAGTCTAAGAGAAACATGAAACTATGCAACCCATAACTTATTCAGTCCTTGGGAATACCAAGCTACAAAATATTGTTTGACAGCATCCCAGCAGTGTCgagtccccctccctcccaaaccCCTCTCGCTTGCGGCCTCAGCAGCCGCTCTTCGGGTAACGCCACGGACGTGCATGCCCGCGCCTGCCCCGTGGGGGGAGGCGACGCTCAGGATGTGAAATAGGAGCTCTGCATGGAGTAAAGGTGGTCGATGGGATTCCCCACCCGGGACTGGAGGGGTCCTGCGTCTGCCGTCGCCAGGAAGCAGTCGCCCAGGTTGCTAAGTGAGGTATCGTCGCTGTCCAAGTCATGAAAGAGGGGCTCAGCACCtgcaggagcagaagagaagcaacGCTGAAGGGCCACGTGCTGGGGTAGCTCCAGCCCCTCCTCTGTCTGTTTTCCCCGATGCTTCAGGCTCCCAAAAATGCCTTGCGGTTCTGCGGCCCACGCGTGACAGCCTCCAGCGGGACTGGGCCCCCCAAGTCCACAGCGCTGCTCCGCTGGCCAAGCCATGCTCCCAGAAGCTCCCCAGGGCATGGCCGCACAGCGGGAGGAAGCCCATGGGCATCTTCTTCACCCATGGTGGGGAGCATCATCCCTATACAACCACAGGGGGAAACTGAAGCATGGCAAAAGCATCTCTCAGAGCCTTACCATAGGGGTGCATGTGGTCCCCGGGCATCTGCGGCGGGGTGAGCCCTTGCCGGAAAGGGTCGGAGCTGTAGATGCTCTGCTCCATGCCCAGAAGCTGCTGTGGCGGTGGCAGCGAGGTGTACGGGTTCATGATCCCCTCCAACCCGGCGTTGCCACCTCCATTGGGCTGGGCTGGAAGACAAGAGCAAACCGTCGGGTTGCTCTGGGGTTGCTGCTTTTCGAGGGGCCCCAGCCCTCCCTCGACTGCAGGGCCCAAGGCTCAGGGTGCTTTGAAAGCCTGGTGGGGACGTTCCCggcggggacacagggacaccctGAGCACAAGGAGGAGGGCTAGCAGGGGTGCGAGGTGGGCTGGGTGCGAGGTTTTGGGGTACCTGAGCTCAGGCGCTGCGTGTTTTGctgatcctgctgctgctgctgctgcctcctggccagTTTCTTCatctgggaaagaagaaagggcagaggaagggggTTGAAATCATCCCCTCAGCGGAGTGAGGAGGGAGGGAGCTCCCAGCACCCACTGGGGTTGTCCCTGCGCCACCCACCTTCGCTCGCTGATTCTGGAACCAGACCTGCACCACGCGGACGCTCAGCCCCGTCTCAGCTGCCAGCGTCTCCCGCACCTTGGAGAGAGGACACAACAGCAGCGTCTCAGTTGGCTCAGCAGGTCTGCTCAGCCTCCCAGGGCGGCTTTTGGAGGAGGCAGAGCGGCTAGGACAAGCCGTGTCCCAGGACAGCACCAGCCAGCAGCCGCCCCCGGGGCTGGGAGCTCGCCGAGCACCAGCACTGCTGCCAAGGACGGGGGCAGGACTGCAAGCTCTCCGCGGCAGAGGCCCGGCCCTTCTCTTCATACCTTCCTACACGGCTTGGAGGAGACCTCAAATGATGCCTTGAAGGCCCTCCGCTGCTGAGTGGTCAGGATCGTGCGGGGTCGCTTGGGCCGCTTGTGGTCCTTCCCGTCCTCGGCACCCTTCCCTGAGGCTTGGCCCATTTTGCAGACACTGTCTTCATCGTCACTtttgcctggaaaagagaaagcaggtcCTTTAGAGACAACGGGCAGCACACTCCACGTTGCAGCACGTTCAAAGTAATCTGGGGGAGTTTAAATGCTAAGATTTGAGCCGCTGCAGAGTGAAACTCTAGAAACACCTCATCTTCACTGCATCAGACCCAAAAGTGGGTCTGCCCTATAAGGATTTCCTTCCAGGACACAGCTGGGGGCACATCTGGACAGAGATGGGCAGGTCACATCCATGCTAGTGAATGAACGACGCCAAGGACTGTTCTCCAGCTCCAGGGCCATCCGCGCAGCACAGCTGGCATCCGAGAGGTTGCTGGTGTCCTCCCAACTCCCAACAGTGCCTGGCTGTGCCATGCCTGGCTGCGAGGCAGCTGGGTGGCACAGGACGAAACCGTGCTGGGGCTGTGTGAGCCCAAATCAGTGTGGACAACCGCCGCGTAGGACCTCCTCAATCCTTATTTTCCCCACCACAGCCATCACCTCCACTTGAAGCACGGTGCTTAATGATAAATCTGAGGGGTGTCTTTGCTTATATTTCTCCCCACCCACGGCCTTTCTTAAAACCTCCCCCGACAAAAGCCCAGACCGCTTCACCTTTCACCCCTCCGGTACTTGCTGAAGTGGCTCTCACTGCTCATTCGCGTTCCCACGGACTGGCGTCTAATTCCTCGCTGCCCTCGGTG
This genomic window contains:
- the LMX1A gene encoding LIM homeobox transcription factor 1-alpha, with the protein product MLDGLKMEESLQSALDPAAPFSSLLGRAATPKSVCEGCQRVISDRFLLRLNDSLWHEQCVQCASCKEPLQTTCFYRDKKLYCKLDYEKLFAVKCAGCLEAIAPSELVMRAQKSVYHLGCFCCCVCERRLQKGDEFVLKEGQLLCKGDYEKERELLSLVSPALSDSGKSDDEDSVCKMGQASGKGAEDGKDHKRPKRPRTILTTQQRRAFKASFEVSSKPCRKVRETLAAETGLSVRVVQVWFQNQRAKMKKLARRQQQQQQDQQNTQRLSSAQPNGGGNAGLEGIMNPYTSLPPPQQLLGMEQSIYSSDPFRQGLTPPQMPGDHMHPYGAEPLFHDLDSDDTSLSNLGDCFLATADAGPLQSRVGNPIDHLYSMQSSYFTS